The following is a genomic window from Halodesulfovibrio sp..
CAGTAACGATCATAGTTACGACGTTTATTGTTAACCTGCGACACTTTCTCATGTCTGCTGCAATTGCTCCGCATCTTTCTAAAATGACGTTCATGCGCAAGCTGTTGTTCAGTTTTCAGCTTATTGATGAAACATTCGCCATTCACATGGCTAATATAGATCGAAATAATTTTGGGGAATTGCAAGCCATCACAGTCAATTGCGTCGCCCATTTTTGTTGGGTTTCCGGCACAGTTATCGGCGTGTGCGGCTCACACCTGATAGGAGATATTAAGCCCTTGGGGTTTGATTATGCACTTCCGGCAATGTTTGTCGTCCTTCTCATCTGGCAGGTAAAATCAAACATGCATGCGATAGTTTCAATCATTGCAGCTATCGCATCTATAACATTGTACCTTGCTGGCGCTGAACAACTTTGCGTCATTCTTGCCTCCATTATCGCAGCAACAACAGGAGTTATCCTATGCAATATACGGAAAAAATAATCTTCCTTACAATTGTAGGAATGATGGCAGTTACATATATCCCAAGACTATTACCAATCGCCCTGCTTTCCAAAAAGAAATTTCCAGAAGTAGTCAGCAGCTGGCTTGGATTTGTTCCAGCAGCTATTTTAAGCGCCCTACTGGCTCCGTCTCTGTTTATCCATGACGGTAACTTCTCCCTATCTTTTGATAACAAATACCTTTGGTCTGCTATTCCGGTTTTTGCTATAGCATATTGGACTAGAAGTTTTTTTGGAACAATTGTTACAGGAATGCTTGTGATTGCAGGATGGCGCTATCTTTTGGGATAATCGAATACAACAATATTTCTGATAATTAGCATACCAAAAGTCTTCATTGCATTAAGACGAACATACTACCCTTCTTCAAAGTATTATGTATGCCAGCCCCACCCGCTTTAGGTATAATTACGTATTTTCACTAAAACAAAGCCTTGCCAGTTGATATTGGCAAGGCTTTGTTATTAATTAACTATGTAATACCTGTTAAAGAAATACGTATTTTTTCGTAATAAATATCAAGACGATGCAATAAAGAATATATTACAGAAGAACATCACGTTAACACAGTTCACAAACAACGCTGACTTGACTTTCTACACTCTGCTTCGTAGGAGTCTTACTAAAATTGCGCAAACTAGACACAAAAGCAGAAACTCAACCATATCAACAAGTTGTCTATACCTTAAAAATACAAACAAAAGGATCTTTCACTAACTGGTTATCAGATTAGCACCTTCTTAGAAAAGTTAGCAAAATGACTTCGGGCATTATTTCACGTCACTGCTTTCTTGTTGCACTTAGCCCTGTGCAAGAAACTTTTTTCCAAGAATTGCCACCCTGAATATCCACACACACTTTTTTCAAGCAGCATGACCCCTG
Proteins encoded in this region:
- a CDS encoding AzlC family ABC transporter permease, whose translation is MHQNILAKKPTKHALRSGIVEGFKQAVPIIVGFIPVGFTFGVLATKNGIPGFLTVMMSIIVLAGSSQFIAVSLFAASMSPVTIIVTTFIVNLRHFLMSAAIAPHLSKMTFMRKLLFSFQLIDETFAIHMANIDRNNFGELQAITVNCVAHFCWVSGTVIGVCGSHLIGDIKPLGFDYALPAMFVVLLIWQVKSNMHAIVSIIAAIASITLYLAGAEQLCVILASIIAATTGVILCNIRKK
- a CDS encoding AzlD domain-containing protein, encoding MQYTEKIIFLTIVGMMAVTYIPRLLPIALLSKKKFPEVVSSWLGFVPAAILSALLAPSLFIHDGNFSLSFDNKYLWSAIPVFAIAYWTRSFFGTIVTGMLVIAGWRYLLG